One genomic window of Rutidosis leptorrhynchoides isolate AG116_Rl617_1_P2 unplaced genomic scaffold, CSIRO_AGI_Rlap_v1 contig172, whole genome shotgun sequence includes the following:
- the LOC139881567 gene encoding uncharacterized protein, whose product MEEFDDLIIDIPDTPDRCPARHGNGGEVVGKESKSLSGRFRNSGIIHEESLNHPREMNRMKTESGNIRRLFIRPPKSPVNNGEVEPRNLVSSPSTLFRKITMDKNSKDETRNMLGRHHMNKGKAIYDEKFSKKYGSVLKGKEKVDESACMHTDSATNNGNVADPSNDSQYGMEKQNIKSQNSLTPPRLSARKRLAPVRNGCISPQNIAIRAQQPAEHGQLAVEANGALQNQAISVSSNGPSSLDIREIVSNENFHGRFKGKGTLAHMSTAKEHDAEIIDLSSSNPMNKYKEAHGTGGGIRDSIACSQESGRWRHPHNRTRNIDCLSPDDTGNSRFAKRQKNGLALRNNEAIVDLGSNHSETALLDASGRSSGSSSTIIHNHHWVIPTPIVETVILDSPEYASGSSSSTIRNCQRRITPTPIVETAILDSSERSFGSSSSMILNHQRPVIPTPIVNSDTHVGRISTDESYARLRQLEADEAFGRVLQEQLYSEIDENIARSLQQQEDVHHAPSSGTCQSRTVSGTPSNRHPSLRSRQSSSNSRGNQARAPPRRTQLRSRIIGRPNSVAASRPRNVEFPPGMDLDVRLDILEALETAFGDVGPARHIVQVQRDFNENDYEMLLALDDNNHQHGGASASRINTLPESIVQMDNYEDCAVCLETPTVGETIRHLPCLHKFHKDCIDRWLSRKSTCPVCKSSIT is encoded by the exons ATGGAGGAGTTTGATGACCTGATAATAGACATACCTGACACTCCTGATAGATGTCCTGCACGACATGGAAATGGTGGAGAAGTTGTTGGAAAAGAGAGCAAATCATTATCTGGTCGTTTCAGAAATTCTGGTATCATACATGAAGAAAGTCTGAATCATCCGAGGGAAATGAATAGGATGAAGACTGAAAGCGGAAACATTAGAAGACTGTTTATACGTCCTCCGAAATCTCCAGTGAACAATGGGGAAGTTGAACCTCGGAATCTTGTTTCAAGCCCTTCCACATTATTTAGGAAAATAACAATGGACAAGAACTCTAAGGATGAGACCAGAAACATGCTTGGTAGGCACCATATGAACAAAGGAAAAGCCATTTATGATGAAAAGTTTTCAAAGAAGTATGGTAGTGTATTGAAGGGAAAAGAGAAGGTGGATGAAAGTGCATGTATGCATACTGACTCAGCTACAAATAATGGAAATGTGGCTGATCCCTCCAACGATTCGCAGTATGGAATGGAAAAACAGAATATTAAGTCTCAAAATTCTCTTACCCCACCAAGATTGAGCGCGCGAAAAAGATTGGCTCCGGTTCGTAATGGATGTATTTCTCCACAAAATATAGCAATTAGGGCACAACAACCAGCTGAACATGGCCAACTCGCTGTTGAAGCTAACGGTGCTCTGCAGAATCAAGCTATTAGCGTGTCTTCAAATGGTCCATCTTCTTTAGATATTCGTGAGATAGTTTCCAACGAAAATTTCCATGGTAGATTTAAAGGAAAGGGAACATTAGCCCACATGTCTACAGCAAAGGAGCATGATGCAGAAATCATTGATCTGTCAAGCAG CAACCCTATGAATAAGTATAAGGAAGCTCATGGAACTGGTGGTGGTATTAGAGATTCGATTGCTTGTTCTCAAGAATCAGGTCGTTGGAGACATCCTCATAATCGTACAAGGAACATAGATTGTCTTTCTCCTGATGATACTGGTAATTCACGTTTTGCTAAGAGGCAAAAGAATGGCTTAGCCTTAAGAAATAATGAAGCAATTGTTGACCTGGGCTCCAATCACTCAGAAACTGCGCTCCTGGATGCATCTGGAAGATCTTCTGGTTCAAGCTCGACTATAATTCATAATCATCATTGGGTTATACCGACTCCAATTGTTGAAACTGTGATCCTCGATTCACCTGAATACGCTTCTGGCTCAAGCTCGTCTACTATTCGTAATTGTCAACGTCGGATTACACCAACTCCAATAGTCGAAACTGCAATCCTCGATTCATCCGAAAGATCTTTTGGTTCAAGCTCGTCTATGATTCTTAATCATCAACGTCCGGTTATACCGACTCCAATTGTCAACAGTGACACCCATGTTGGTCGAATCAGTACTGATGAGTCATATGCCAGGCTGAGACAGCTTGAAGCGGATGAGGCATTTGGTCGTGTACTCCAAGAACAGTTATATAGTGAG ATTGACGAGAACATAGCACGGTCATTGCAGCAGCAGGAGGATGTACATCATGCACCGTCTAGTGGAACTTGCCAGTCT AGAACCGTGTCAGGAACGCCATCAAATAGGCATCCTTCATTGCGTTCTCGTCAGAGCTCTTCAAATAGTAGAGGTAACCAGGCCCGAGCCCCTCCTAGAAGAACACAACTGAGGAGTCGCATTATTGGCCGGCCTAATTCTGTTGCAGCATCTAGGCCTAGGAATGTAGAGTTTCCTCCCGGGATGGATTTAGATGTG AGACTTGATATATTGGAAGCATTAGAGACTGCATTTGGTGATGTCGGACCAGCCCGTCACATCGTTCAAGTCCAGCGTGATTTTAACGA GAACGACTATGAAATGTTGTTGGCCCTTGATGATAACAATCACCAGCATGGTGGCGCCTCTGCTAGTCGAATCAATACCTTACCAGAGTCTATTGTACAG ATGGACAACTATGAGGATTGTGCTGTCTGTCTTGAGACCCCAACTGTTGGAGAGACCATACGTCACCTTCCTTGCTTACACAAATTTCACAAAGAt TGTATTGATCGATGGCTCAGCCGAAAATCTACTTGCCCAGTTTGCAAGTCATCCATAACCTAA
- the LOC139881566 gene encoding 3-ketoacyl-CoA thiolase 2, peroxisomal → MEKAINRQKILLEHLRPSSSSSNSFESSLSASACLAGDSAAYQRTSSYGDDVVIVAAYRTALCKSKRGGFKDTYPDDLLAPVLKAVIEKTNLDPKEVGDIVVGTVLAPGSQRASECRMAAFYAGFPETVPVRTVNRQCSSGLQAVADVAAAIKAGFYDIGIGAGLESMTINPMAWDGSVNPRTETHQQAQNCLLPMGVTSENVAHRFGVSRQEQDQAAADSHRKAAAATAAGKFKDEIIPVNTKIVDPKTGEEKPVTISVDDGIRPGTSVSSLAKLKPVFKKDGTTTAGNSSQVSDGAGAVLLMKRSVAMRKGLPILGVFRTFVAVGVDPAIMGVGPAAAIPVAVKAAGLQLEDIDLFEINEAFASQFLYCRNKLGLDPEKINVNGGAMAIGHPLGATGARCVATLLHEMKKRGRDCRFGVISMCIGTGMGAAAVFERGDTSDQVNFARSVNSNLLSKDAK, encoded by the exons ATGGAGAAAGCTATTAACAGACAGAAGATTTTGCTTGAGCACCTCCGTCCTTCTTCCTCTTCGTCAAATAGCTTCGAGTCTTCTCTTTCC GCATCGGCATGTTTAGCAGGAGATAGTGCTGCATATCAAAGGACTTCTTCGTACGGGGATGATGTGGTGATTGTGGC TGCTTATCGAACTGCTCTTTGCAAATCTAAACGTGGTGGATTCAAGGACACTTACCCTGATGATTTACTTGCGCCTGTGTTAAAG GCAGTGATAGAGAAAACAAATCTGGATCCCAAGGAAGTAGgagatattgttgttggtactgtTTTGGCGCCAGGATCTCAAAGAGCAAGTGAATGCAGGATGGCTGCATTTTATGCTGGTTTCCCTG AAACCGTACCTGTTAGAACAGTCAACAGACAATGCTCATCTGGTCTTCAGGCGGTTGCTGATGTCGCTGCTGCTATTAAAGCCGGATTTTATGACATTG GCATTGGGGCTGGCTTGGAATCGATGACAATTAACCCCATGGCCTGGGACGGATCAGTTAATCCTAGG ACTGAGACTCACCAGCAAGCCCAGAACTGCCTTCTTCCAATGGGCGTCACTTCAGAAAATGTAGCTCATCGTTTTGGCGTGTCGAGGCAGGAGCAGGACCAAGCTGCG GCCGACTCCCATAGAAAAGCAGCTGCTGCTACTGCTGCTGGAAAATTCAAGGATGAGATAATCCCAGTGAATACTAAG ATTGTTGATCCAAAAACTGGTGAAGAGAAACCTGTCACGATCTCTGTTGATGATGGCATCCGTCCTGGCACATCCGTGTCGAGCCTTGCAAAGCTTAAGCCTGTTTTTAAGAAGGATGGAACCACAACTGCTG GTAATTCTAGCCAAGTGAGTGATGGTGCTGGGGCTGTTCTTCTCATGAAGAGAAGTGTTGCGATGCGCAAGGGGCTTCCCATCCTTGGGGTCTTCAG GACCTTTGTTGCTGTTGGTGTTGATCCTGCTATAATGGGTGTTGGCCCAGCAGCAGCAATTCCAGTTGCAGTTAAGGCTGCTGGTCTTCAACTTGAGGATATCGATCTTTTTGAAATCAACGAG gcATTTGCTTCGCAATTTCTGTATTGCCGGAACAAGCTTGGGCTTGACCCAGAGAAGATCAACGTTAATGGAGGTGCAATGGCAATTGGACATCCTTTGGGTGCAACAG GAGCTCGATGTGTGGCCACTCTGCTTCACGAGATGAAGAAACGAGGAAGAGACTGTAGGTTTGGTGTGATATCAATGTGTATCGGAACTGGGATGGGGGCAGCTGCTGTCTTTGAGAGGGGTGATACTTCTGACCAAGTTAACTTTGCCCGTTCCGTAAACTCCAATCTTCTCTCCAAGGATGCcaaatag
- the LOC139881568 gene encoding uncharacterized protein: protein MSGLDPVTTNHQTPGEFVARGKNSDDMCSITGEVFSPQFLRNHAGVQHGMNFMDDHDPARAGYQFNQNYPLPSEEVNNGRIGMMRINSDGSNLFQAAELENNEQNSSKYSGARYMKRAPSGLIVPPRYAISSPQLNQHFGIVTTTTPESPLAGKLKFLCSFGGRIIPRPNDGKLRYVGGETRIISLRKDVTWEELMRKTSEICSQPHTIRYQLPGEDLDALISVCSDEDLNLMIEEYQELERTGSQRLRIFLVLLGEPESPCTSEADQQHYVYAVNGGLIDIKTRKSSSGKGSTRLIPQDYFHRESPTYSSPNKLPQMQNNFFNQSPPISPAKIYHRDYENSNSQFYVDHPLPESNERRIQKPLPYQNNQYRRGGMNLHSRSPSGDVYPIQLHAQSDLSCERPSLMERALSDSQLQEREVVISTPFRDNTDNISPAQSMLCPSYEIAETASECYKFDNNMDRPLIKKNSGQSFSNQHDRKDSMMQNALHFQKLAVNASSDRDSFQSTIDYTVEMSPNVGNNKEGSYDKPRFEKVLSVRSQPLSDSQDDKMLESTIATANSTISSYKSGVVSIANQAKTKLTSNITGRATDPDRGSTEGERINRNESFTDAAMLEIEAGIYGLQVVKDDDLEDVQELGSGTYGTVYYGKWRGTDVAIKRIKKSCFSGRVSEQERLIRDFWREAQILSTLHHPNVVAFYGVVPDGPGGTMATITEYMVSGSLRHAMEKKDRALDRRKKLMITLDAAFGMEYLHLKNIVHFDLTCENLLVNLRDPHRPICKVGDFGLSRIKRNTLVTGGVRGTLPWMAPELLNGNNDRVTEKVDVFSFGITMWEILTGEEPYANLHCGAIIGGIISNTLRPPIPEHCDTEWIKLMEECWSVDPQERPSFTEITNRLRAMSVALQPKRRNIYPNR from the exons ATGTCAGGATTGGATCCTGTTACTACAAACCATCAAACTCCAGGCGAGTTTGTGGCGCGTGGCAAAAATTCGGATGACATGTGTTCGATAACAGGGGAAGTATTTTCCCCACAGTTTTTAAGGAATCATGCTGGTGTACAACACGGAATGAATTTTATGGACGATCATGATCCGGCGAGAGCAGGGTACCAATTTAATCAGAACTATCCGTTACCATCTGAGGAAGTTAATAATGGCAGAATCGGCATGATGAGAATTAATTCAGATGGCTCAAATTTATTCCAAGCAGCTGAACTTGAAAATAATGAGCAAAATTCTAGCAAGTATTCTGGTGCACGCTACATGAAGAGAGCTCCAAGTGGACTTATAGTCCCACCTCGTTATGCAATAAGTTCGCCCCAATTAAACCAGCATTTCGGTATAGTTACAACGACAACACCGGAAAGTCCTTTAGCTGGAAAATTAAAATTCCTATGCAGTTTTGGTGGAAGAATAATACCAAGGCCGAACGACGGAAAACTTAGATACGTCGGCGGCGAGACGAGGATTATATCCTTGAGAAAAGACGTTACTTGGGAGGAGCTAATGAGGAAGACTTCCGAAATCTGTAGCCAGCCGCATACGATCAGGTACCAACTACCCGGCGAGGATCTTGATGCACTTATTTCCGTTTGCTCGGATGAGGATCTTAATCTCATGATCGAGGAATATCAAGAGCTCGAAAGAACAGGCAGCCAACGGTTACGGATATTTCTTGTACTTTTGGGTGAACCGGAGAGTCCTTGTACTTCTGAAGCTGATCAGCAGCATTATGTTTATGCTGTCAATGGAGGTTTGATTGATATAAAAACACGTAAGAGCTCCAGTGGAAAAGGAAGCACTAGATTAATCCCTCAAGATTATTTTCATAGAGAATCTCCCACATATTCTAGCCCTAATAAGCTACCCCAAATGCAAAACAACTTCTTCAATCAGTCTCCTCCGATATCTCCCGCCAAAATTTACCATAGAGATTATGAGAATTCAAATTCACAATTCTATGTGGATCATCCATTGCCAGAAAGTAATGAGAGAAGAATTCAGAAACCTTTGccatatcaaaataatcaatatCGTCGCGGTGGAATGAATTTACATAGTCGTAGTCCTAGTGGGGACGTTTATCCTATTCAATTACATGCTCAAAGTGATTTGAGCTGTGAAAGACCATCTCTTATGGAAAGGGCACTCTCAGATTCTCAATTGCAGGAACGAGAAGTTGTTATTTCCACGCCTTTCcgagataatactgataatatttctCCTGCTCAATCAATGCTTTGCCCCTCATATGAAATTGCAGAGACTGCCTCTGAATGTTATAAATTCGACAACAATATGGATCGTCCATTGATCAAGAAAAATTCTGGCCAGTCGTTTTCAAATCAACATGATAGAAAAGATTCTATGATGCAAAACGCT CTTCATTTTCAGAAACTAGCAGTCAATGCTTCATCGGATAGAGACAGTTTTCAAAGCACTATTGATTATACAGTCGAGATGAGTCCTAATGTAGGAAATAATAAAGAAGGATCTTACGACAAGCCGAGGTTTGAAAAAGTACTATCAGTCCGATCACAGCCATTATCCGATTCTCAGGATGACAAGATGCTAGAATCAACAATCGCAACGGCAAATTCTACAATCTCGTCATACAAATCGGGGGTTGTCTCCATTGCGAATCAGGCCAAAACCAAACTCACATCAAATATTACCGGAAGAGCGACAGATCCTGATCGTGGG AGCACAGAAGGAGAAAGAATAAATAGAAACGAATCATTTACCGATGCAGCTATGCTAGAAATAGAAGCTGGTATTTATGGTTTGCAG GTTGTAAAGGATGACGACCTTGAAGATGTGCAAGAGTTAGGTTCTGGTACATATGGAACTGTCTATTACGGAAAGTGGAGAGGAACAGATGTTGCTATTAAAAGAATTAAAAAGAGCTGTTTTTCCGGTAGAGTCTCAGAACAAGAGCGACTG ATACGAGATTTTTGGAGAGAAGCACAAATCTTATCAACTCTTCATCATCCAAATGTTGTAGCATTTTATGGTGTAGTCCCAGATGGGCCCGGCGGAACGATGGCAACTATAACAGAATATATGGTGAGTGGATCGTTGAGGCATGCCATGGAAAAAAAGGATAG AGCGCTTGATCGTCGCAAAAAGCTCATGATCACATTGGATGCGGCTTTCGGGATGGAATATCTACATCTTAAGAACATTGTCCATTTTGATTTGACGTGTGAAAATTTACTTGTCAATTTGAGGGATCCTCATAGACCAATATGTAAG GTGGGAGATTTTGGATTGTCAAGAATAAAACGAAACACACTTGTAACTGGTGGAGTCCGTGGAACACTTCCATGGATGGCCCCTGAACTATTGAATGGCAATAATGATCGCGTGACGGAGAAG GTTGATGTATTCTCCTTTGGCATCACAATGTGGGAGATCTTAACTGGGGAGGAGCCATATGCCAATTTGCATTGTGGTGCTATTATAG GGGGAATCATTAGTAACACACTCAGGCCACCGATTCCAGAACACTGCGATACAGAGTGGATAAAGTTAATGGAAGAATGCTGGTCAGTCGATCCTCAAGAACGGCCATCGTTTACAGAGATAACAAACAGACTTCGTGCAATGTCAGTTGCTCTCCAACCAAAACGACGTAATATTTATCCTAACAGATGA
- the LOC139881570 gene encoding UPF0481 protein At3g47200-like, which produces MSSETSDGRSVTIYDQLADDRLATQIEKSFEELIYPTSSECSIFKVPVQQGCENKEAYEPRMLAIGPYHIGKDRLQAMEVHKKIYFKLLLDRTGMNLATLIYPMRILEKRACESYAEPVSFHSDQFVKMMLLDGCFILELMRKNFFKHVIEENDVIFKELQVAGIDFKKSESHNLFEITFQNGVLEIPEILIDNRTETFFRNLIAYEQCSLYEIPIYVFDCIIVMDRLIKSEKDVELLRGQGIINNTLGNYEVLSKMFNKVNVHCNKRWNFWKAKLRHNYCNSPWALISVIAAAIILLLTFTQTDYSVLSYYHHKFQMNERLIVAVVVGGGGGTGGEDEGVEGYGGIRGEIKIDEVDVDEDWDGEGEER; this is translated from the exons ATGTCTAGCGAAACTAGCGATGGTCGATCTGTCACAATTTATGATCAACTGGCCGATGATCGACTGGCCACTCAAATCGAAAAAAGCTTTGAGGAGTTAATATATCCGACATCCTCAGAATGCAGCATTTTCAAAGTCCCAGTTCAACAAGGTTGCGAAAACAAAGAGGCCTACGAGCCACGCATGCTTGCAATCGGTCCTTACCACATAGGAAAAGATCGATTGCAAGCAATGGAAGTTCACAAGAAAATCTACTTCAAATTACTCCTCGATCGAACGGGTATGAACCTCGCAACATTAATCTACCCCATGAGGATTCTGGAAAAGAGAGCGTGTGAAAGCTATGCGGAGCCAGTGAGCTTCCATAGCGATCAATTTGTCAAAATGATGCTCCTTGATGGTTGCTTCATTTTAGAGTTAATGCGGAAGAATTTCTTCAAGCATGTAATTGAAGAGAACGACGTCATTTTCAAAG AGCTCCAAGTAGCCGGAATTGATTTCAAAAAATCGGAGAGTCATAATTTGTTCGAGATAACGTTTCAGAACGGCGTCTTGGAAATTCCTGAGATCCTAATCGACAACCGGACTGAGACATTCTTCAGGAATCTGATTGCTTACGAGCAATGCTCGCTATACGAGATTCCAATCTACGTCTTTGACTGTATCATAGTGATGGATCGATTAATCAAATCGGAGAAAGATGTGGAGCTTCTTCGTGGCCAGGGAATCATCAACAACACTCTAGGTAATTACGAAGTGCTGTCAAAGATGTTTAACA AAGTGAATGTGCACTGTAATAAAAGATGGAATTTCTGGAAGGCAAAGCTGAGGCACAATTATTGTAACAGTCCTTGGGCACTCATCTCTGTCATTGCTGCTGCTATTATTCTTTTGCTTACTTTTACACAAACTGATTACTCAGTGCTTTCTTATTACCACCACAA ATTTCAGATGAATGAAAGATTGATT GTGGCGGTGGTTGTAGGTGGAGGAGGCGGAACCGGTGGAGAAGATGAAGGAGTTGAGGGGTATGGTGGAATCCGAGGGGAAATTAAAATAGACGAGGTGGATGTGGACGAAGATTGGGACGGAGAAGGAGAGGAAAGATGA